One genomic window of Solea solea chromosome 12, fSolSol10.1, whole genome shotgun sequence includes the following:
- the LOC131469718 gene encoding DNA-binding protein RFX7 isoform X2, with protein sequence MADDQQQPGQKPGAGLGSLPALVPGLQGPEANALQFKIKNSICKSVQSKVDSILQDVEKFTDIEKLYLYLKLPSGPSSGNDKSDQSSMSSSRTQQMYAFNWIRNHLEEHPETSLPKQEVYDEYKSYCDNLGYNPLSAADFGKIMKNVFPNMKARRLGMRGKSKYCYSGLRKKAFVHMPSLPNLDLQKSGDGCELMESSGQSPSAEDEMRSAACGLVCEWAQKVLSRQFDNVEDLARFLLNSHYIGTKSMAALTVMTGTPTGMKTPTPSAFIPTAEANTFQPQVKTLPSPSVDAKQQLQRKIQKKQQEQKRHSPLPNEAQVKRAEASTPGPTIPTGSPALLSPQPTIGIVVAAVPSPVTVQRSRQLMTSPSPVGTAEGKVLPVNFQVVTQSLKQSPKTPQNISASPVGDRLARHSTRYAQILPKPSASSAITLRSPPTLLITNSPIKTVMPTSHVSSMNVVKMTAIALAPSSSSSNSSTTTVRPASAGMTTTTTVSDDYQQSHGAHSAMPQSPMVRSSVLAPTLNLSIDTKILSEAGNDNNPVSGTAGVKEERVSKFRAASEPNFLVKCSSGLDKGFKIKIDPISSPFVAVAGTQDSNNSNCHDGTLYLTVDNQNASGNSTSNGSSILTPHSKDPCSDAKSPRKRTGPGVDSHVIPVKRVFISQQPLTIVDNLKPGVSAAVKRIPRPGTPARPESAPCKVTVKHTPIGPTQILALSDSPITHTKGSQTVVKPQALVAKREDSSLSTDTSTGNNPADQVLLQQITGDPRAIPANSGAHEASAMSDIKSTIWEEGQLDELRKQAFAQQIPAEHKQAPTDQLSIIAQPPETSGQLTLTQEMVDFAGSQPNMDYFPFNDDDMTQDSIVEELVQMEEQMKLKGLFNSCVEVSLQSQSSSNQGSILNAQQASTTFYHSAHSSTTPVQTPTPTPTPTPTPTPTSEMMLGHSMTRESPCSRMAPITPVDGAMGRHTPISTPLSGSSSVPPSPVECRNPFAFTPINSSITGYHDASIVSSSPVKPMQRPMATHPDKAKLEWINNRYNSNAGGPLSNHSIGILPSYQDLVDDQFRKPHAFAIPGQSFQAQSRQDAVQFGRLTPISPVQQQQQQLVTGVTTPTKQESFAVPAPMDSKASTSSASSTFRCRSVSPAVRQRNFSGNTGPSTTTNTTTVTRTVVSPFNSPITSEVLSILSNSHTVSAVHMAQRSQSVPLNIMMQSEMLPMQGQSNTTKITNVLLSKMEAEGDDSVRGLGINNLPSNYTARMNLTQILETTPGFTGGTAHQTPLPVSSSPAAFELQQHGYLTTGSGEEVSFPTVDSQAQAGPGEQDSQQQQLQENPVQTQPQLLLQSTQQQEVEDEQQQLDINNTVKDLLGDDALNPSSQLVGQVASELNAVASDFSNDIRLTSDLSSSITDLTTLDTNLLFDPNQQQEQYEDSTLEELKNDPLFQQICGDTVNSGFDWLESKDQPTTVEMLG encoded by the exons ATGGCTGATGATCAACAACAACCTGGTCAGAAGCCTGGCGCGGGATTAGGCTCTCTTCCAGCGCTGGTGCCAGGACTGCAGGGGCCCGAGGCCAACGCGCTACAGTTCAAAATCAAGAATTCAATTTG CAAATCTGTACAATCAAAAGTGGACAGCATATTG caaGATGTTGAGAAGTTTACAGACATCGAAAAGCTCTACCTCTACCTTAAGTTGCCTTCTGGTCCCAGCAGTGGCAATGATAAAAG TGATCAGAGTTCCATGTCATCAAGCCGCACTCAACAGATGTATGCATTCAACTGGATACGGAATCACCTAGAGGAGCACCCAGAGACCTCCCTCCCAAAGCAGGAGGTGTACGATGAGTACAA GAGCTATTGTGACAATCTCGGCTACAATCCACTGAGTGCTGCAGACTTTGGAAAGATCATGAAGAATGTCTTTCCTAACATGAAGGCACGTCGCCTGGGCATGAGGGGCAAATCCAA ATACTGTTATAGCGGGTTAAGGAAGAAAGCTTTTGTTCACATGCCGTCTTTACCCAACCTGGATCTGCAGAAATCTGGTGATGGG TGTGAGCTCATGGAGTCATCAGGCCAGTCGCCAAGCGCTGAAGATGAAATGAGGTCTGCGGCCTGTGGACTGGTGTGTGAGTGGGCTCAAAAGGTCTTGAGTCGTCAGTTTGACAACGTGGAGGACCTGGCCCGCTTCTTGCTCAATAGCCATTACATTGGTACCAAGTCCATGGCTGCACTTACTGTTATGACCGGAACACCCACAG gaATGAAGACACCGACTCCTTCTGCGTTTATTCCCACAGCTGAGGCAAACACTTTCCAGCCACAGGTGAAGACCCTGCCCTCTCCCTCTGTCGATGCAAAGCAGCAACTACAGCGAAAAATCCAGAaaaagcagcaggagcagaagcGCCACTCACCCCTGCCCAATGAGGCCCAGGTCAAGAGAGCAGAGGCCAGTACCCCCGGGCCCACCATTCCCACTGGCAGCCCAGCTTTGCTTTCCCCACAACCCACCATTGGAATTGTAGTAGCAGCTGTCCCCAGTCCAGTCACG GTACAGAGAAGCAGGCAGTTAATGACCTCGCCCAGCCCTGTGGGGACAGCAGAAGGGAAAGTGTTGCCTGTGAACTTCCAAGTGGTCACTCAGTCTCTTAAGCAGTCTCCCAAAACTCCTCAGAATATCTCAGCCAGTCCTGTGGGTGACCGTCTGGCACGACACAGTACGCGATATGCTCAAATCCTGCCCAAACCCTCTGCCTCCAGTGCCATCACGCTGCGCTCACCCCCCACCCTGCTCATCACCAACAGTCCCATAAAAACTGTGATGCCTACTTCGCATGTGAGCTCCATGAATGTGGTAAAGATGACGGCGATCGCTCTggctcccagcagcagcagtagtaacagtagcaCTACAACTGTGCGTCCTGCATCAGCAGGTATGACTACTACCACAACTGTGTCGGATGATTACCAACAATCACATGGTGCACACTCCGCTATGCCTCAGTCTCCTATGGTCAGATCCAGTGTCCTAGCCCCCACCTTGAACCTCTCCATTGACACTAAAATATTGTCTGAAGCTGGAAATGACAATAACCCTGTGTCCGGTACTGCTGGGGtcaaagaggagagagtgtcCAAGTTCAGGGCAGCCAGTGAGCCCAACTTCCTGGTTAAATGTTCTTCAGGACTAGATAAAGGGTTTAAGATAAAAATTGACCCCATATCTTCTCCTTTTGTAGCTGTAGCTGGGACTCAGGACAGCAATAACAGTAACTGCCATGACGGTACTTTGTACTTGACTGTTGATAATCAGAACGCCAGTGGTAACTCAACATCTAACGGGTCATCTATTCTTACCCCACATTCGAAGGATCCCTGCTCAGATGCCAAGAGCCCCAGAAAGCGTACAGGCCCAGGCGTGGACTCCCATGTGATTCCTGTAAAAAGGGTGTTTATCTCCCAGCAGCCACTGACTATAGTTGACAATCTAAAACCTGGAGTAAGTGCTGCAGTGAAGAGGATCCCTCGACCGGGAACCCCTGCCAGACCAGAGAGTGCCCCCTGCAAAGtgactgtgaaacacacaccCATAGGGCCCACGCAGATCCTGGCACTGTCCGACTCACCCATAACACACACTAAGGGCTCACAGACTGTTGTCAAACCCCAGGCCTTGGTGGCAAAACGTGAAGACAGTTCTCTCAGCACTGACACCAGCACTGGAAACAACCCGGCCGATCAGGTGTTGCTACAGCAGATCACTGGGGACCCACGTGCCATACCAGCCAACTCAGGAGCACATGAAGCCTCTGCGATGAGTGACATCAAGAGCACAATCTGGGAGGAGGGACAGCTTGATGAGCTTCGTAAGCAGGCGTTTGCTCAGCAGATACCAGCAGAACACAAACAAGCCCCCACTGACCAACTTTCCATTATAGCTCAACCCCCTGAGACTTCAGGCCAGCTCACCCTCACACAGGAAATGGTTGACTTTGCTGGCTCTCAGCCCAACATGGATTACTTCCCATTCAATGATGATGACATGACCCAGGACAGCATTGTGGAGGAGCTAGTCCAAATGGAGGAGCAAATGAAGCTGAAGGGACTGTTCAATAGCTGTGTTGAAGTGTCTCTACAAAGCCAGTCATCCAGCAACCAAGGTTCCATCCTCAATGCTCAGCAGGCCAGCACAACCTTCTACCACTCTGCACACAGTAGTACCACTCCTGTCCAAACCCCCACTCCAACACCCACGCCAACCCCGACACCCACCCCCACTTCTGAAATGATGCTTGGGCACAGCATGACGAGAGAGAGCCCATGCTCCCGCATGGCTCCCATCACCCCTGTGGACGGAGCCATGGGTCGCCACACCCCGATTAGCACACCTCTGtctggcagcagcagtgtcCCACCAAGCCCAGTAGAGTGCAGGAACCCTTTTGCTTTCACTCCCATAAACTCCAGTATCACAGGTTATCATGATGCCAGTATTGTTTCCAGTAGCCCCGTTAAGCCCATGCAGAGGCCCATGGCAACGCATCCTGACAAAGCCAAACTAGAGTGGATCAACAACCGCTATAATAGCAACGCCGGCGGCCCGTTGTCCAACCACAGTATTGGTATTCTGCCCAGCTACCAAGACCTGGTAGACGACCAGTTTCGTAAGCCGCATGCTTTTGCAATTCCCGGCCAGTCATTTCAAGCCCAGTCGAGACAGGATGCTGTTCAATTTGGACGACTGACTCCCATTTCTCCtgtgcagcaacaacagcagcaactcGTAACGGGTGTAACTACCCCCACTAAACAGGAAAGTTTTGCTGTGCCTGCTCCAATGGACAGCAAAGCATCAACTTCATCTGCATCCAGTACTTTCCGTTGTCGCAGTGTTAGCCCTGCGGTGCGCCAGAGGAACTTCAGTGGCAACACAGGTCCTTCTACAACCACAAACACTACCACTGTCACCCGTACTGTGGTCTCACCCTTTAACTCCCCCATCACCTCCGAGGTGCTCAGCATCCTGTCCAACAgccacacagtcagtgctgtccACATGGCCCAGCGTAGTCAGTCTGTACCTTTGAATATCATGATGCAGAGTGAGATGCTGCCCATGCAGGGTCAGAGTAACACCACCAAAATCACCAACGTCCTTCTCAGCAAGATGGAAGCTGAAGGGGATGATTCTGTTCGTGGTCTGGGTATAAACAACCTCCCCTCTAATTATACGGCCCGAATGAACCTCACACAGATACTGGAGACAACTCCAGGCTTCACCGGAGGAACTGCTCACCAGACTCCGCTGCCCGTCAGCTCTAGCCCTGCTGCCTTTGAGCTCCAGCAGCATGGCTACCTCACAACTGGCAGTGGAGAAGAGGTGAGTTTCCCCACTGTGGACAGTCAAGCACAAGCGGGTCCTGGTGAGCAAgactcgcagcagcagcagctgcaggagaatCCTGTTCAGACACAACCACAGCTCCTCCTTCAGAGCACACAACAGCAGGAGGTGGAAGATGAGCAACAACAGCTGGACATCAACAACACTGTAAAGGACTTGTTGGGGGACGATGCTCTTAACCCCAGTTCCCAGTTAGTGGGTCAGGTAGCTTCAGAACTCAATGCTGTGGCATCTGACTTCTCAAATGACATCAGACTGACCTCAGATCTGTCCAGTAGCATCACTGACCTTACCACATTGGACACAAACCTGCTTTTTGACCCAAATCAACAGCAGGAACAATATGAAGATTCAACACTGGAAGAACTGAAGAACGACCCGCTTTTTCAGCAGATTTGCGGTGATACTGTGAACTCTGGTTTTGACTGGCTAGAAAGCAAAGACCAGCCGACTACAGTAGAGATGCTGGGCTAA
- the LOC131469718 gene encoding DNA-binding protein RFX7 isoform X1, with protein sequence MADDQQQPGQKPGAGLGSLPALVPGLQGPEANALQFKIKNSICKSVQSKVDSILQDVEKFTDIEKLYLYLKLPSGPSSGNDKRTENERGSSTPGLCDQSSMSSSRTQQMYAFNWIRNHLEEHPETSLPKQEVYDEYKSYCDNLGYNPLSAADFGKIMKNVFPNMKARRLGMRGKSKYCYSGLRKKAFVHMPSLPNLDLQKSGDGCELMESSGQSPSAEDEMRSAACGLVCEWAQKVLSRQFDNVEDLARFLLNSHYIGTKSMAALTVMTGTPTGMKTPTPSAFIPTAEANTFQPQVKTLPSPSVDAKQQLQRKIQKKQQEQKRHSPLPNEAQVKRAEASTPGPTIPTGSPALLSPQPTIGIVVAAVPSPVTVQRSRQLMTSPSPVGTAEGKVLPVNFQVVTQSLKQSPKTPQNISASPVGDRLARHSTRYAQILPKPSASSAITLRSPPTLLITNSPIKTVMPTSHVSSMNVVKMTAIALAPSSSSSNSSTTTVRPASAGMTTTTTVSDDYQQSHGAHSAMPQSPMVRSSVLAPTLNLSIDTKILSEAGNDNNPVSGTAGVKEERVSKFRAASEPNFLVKCSSGLDKGFKIKIDPISSPFVAVAGTQDSNNSNCHDGTLYLTVDNQNASGNSTSNGSSILTPHSKDPCSDAKSPRKRTGPGVDSHVIPVKRVFISQQPLTIVDNLKPGVSAAVKRIPRPGTPARPESAPCKVTVKHTPIGPTQILALSDSPITHTKGSQTVVKPQALVAKREDSSLSTDTSTGNNPADQVLLQQITGDPRAIPANSGAHEASAMSDIKSTIWEEGQLDELRKQAFAQQIPAEHKQAPTDQLSIIAQPPETSGQLTLTQEMVDFAGSQPNMDYFPFNDDDMTQDSIVEELVQMEEQMKLKGLFNSCVEVSLQSQSSSNQGSILNAQQASTTFYHSAHSSTTPVQTPTPTPTPTPTPTPTSEMMLGHSMTRESPCSRMAPITPVDGAMGRHTPISTPLSGSSSVPPSPVECRNPFAFTPINSSITGYHDASIVSSSPVKPMQRPMATHPDKAKLEWINNRYNSNAGGPLSNHSIGILPSYQDLVDDQFRKPHAFAIPGQSFQAQSRQDAVQFGRLTPISPVQQQQQQLVTGVTTPTKQESFAVPAPMDSKASTSSASSTFRCRSVSPAVRQRNFSGNTGPSTTTNTTTVTRTVVSPFNSPITSEVLSILSNSHTVSAVHMAQRSQSVPLNIMMQSEMLPMQGQSNTTKITNVLLSKMEAEGDDSVRGLGINNLPSNYTARMNLTQILETTPGFTGGTAHQTPLPVSSSPAAFELQQHGYLTTGSGEEVSFPTVDSQAQAGPGEQDSQQQQLQENPVQTQPQLLLQSTQQQEVEDEQQQLDINNTVKDLLGDDALNPSSQLVGQVASELNAVASDFSNDIRLTSDLSSSITDLTTLDTNLLFDPNQQQEQYEDSTLEELKNDPLFQQICGDTVNSGFDWLESKDQPTTVEMLG encoded by the exons ATGGCTGATGATCAACAACAACCTGGTCAGAAGCCTGGCGCGGGATTAGGCTCTCTTCCAGCGCTGGTGCCAGGACTGCAGGGGCCCGAGGCCAACGCGCTACAGTTCAAAATCAAGAATTCAATTTG CAAATCTGTACAATCAAAAGTGGACAGCATATTG caaGATGTTGAGAAGTTTACAGACATCGAAAAGCTCTACCTCTACCTTAAGTTGCCTTCTGGTCCCAGCAGTGGCAATGATAAAA GGACTGAGAATGAGAGGGGGTCGTCCACTCCTGGATTATG TGATCAGAGTTCCATGTCATCAAGCCGCACTCAACAGATGTATGCATTCAACTGGATACGGAATCACCTAGAGGAGCACCCAGAGACCTCCCTCCCAAAGCAGGAGGTGTACGATGAGTACAA GAGCTATTGTGACAATCTCGGCTACAATCCACTGAGTGCTGCAGACTTTGGAAAGATCATGAAGAATGTCTTTCCTAACATGAAGGCACGTCGCCTGGGCATGAGGGGCAAATCCAA ATACTGTTATAGCGGGTTAAGGAAGAAAGCTTTTGTTCACATGCCGTCTTTACCCAACCTGGATCTGCAGAAATCTGGTGATGGG TGTGAGCTCATGGAGTCATCAGGCCAGTCGCCAAGCGCTGAAGATGAAATGAGGTCTGCGGCCTGTGGACTGGTGTGTGAGTGGGCTCAAAAGGTCTTGAGTCGTCAGTTTGACAACGTGGAGGACCTGGCCCGCTTCTTGCTCAATAGCCATTACATTGGTACCAAGTCCATGGCTGCACTTACTGTTATGACCGGAACACCCACAG gaATGAAGACACCGACTCCTTCTGCGTTTATTCCCACAGCTGAGGCAAACACTTTCCAGCCACAGGTGAAGACCCTGCCCTCTCCCTCTGTCGATGCAAAGCAGCAACTACAGCGAAAAATCCAGAaaaagcagcaggagcagaagcGCCACTCACCCCTGCCCAATGAGGCCCAGGTCAAGAGAGCAGAGGCCAGTACCCCCGGGCCCACCATTCCCACTGGCAGCCCAGCTTTGCTTTCCCCACAACCCACCATTGGAATTGTAGTAGCAGCTGTCCCCAGTCCAGTCACG GTACAGAGAAGCAGGCAGTTAATGACCTCGCCCAGCCCTGTGGGGACAGCAGAAGGGAAAGTGTTGCCTGTGAACTTCCAAGTGGTCACTCAGTCTCTTAAGCAGTCTCCCAAAACTCCTCAGAATATCTCAGCCAGTCCTGTGGGTGACCGTCTGGCACGACACAGTACGCGATATGCTCAAATCCTGCCCAAACCCTCTGCCTCCAGTGCCATCACGCTGCGCTCACCCCCCACCCTGCTCATCACCAACAGTCCCATAAAAACTGTGATGCCTACTTCGCATGTGAGCTCCATGAATGTGGTAAAGATGACGGCGATCGCTCTggctcccagcagcagcagtagtaacagtagcaCTACAACTGTGCGTCCTGCATCAGCAGGTATGACTACTACCACAACTGTGTCGGATGATTACCAACAATCACATGGTGCACACTCCGCTATGCCTCAGTCTCCTATGGTCAGATCCAGTGTCCTAGCCCCCACCTTGAACCTCTCCATTGACACTAAAATATTGTCTGAAGCTGGAAATGACAATAACCCTGTGTCCGGTACTGCTGGGGtcaaagaggagagagtgtcCAAGTTCAGGGCAGCCAGTGAGCCCAACTTCCTGGTTAAATGTTCTTCAGGACTAGATAAAGGGTTTAAGATAAAAATTGACCCCATATCTTCTCCTTTTGTAGCTGTAGCTGGGACTCAGGACAGCAATAACAGTAACTGCCATGACGGTACTTTGTACTTGACTGTTGATAATCAGAACGCCAGTGGTAACTCAACATCTAACGGGTCATCTATTCTTACCCCACATTCGAAGGATCCCTGCTCAGATGCCAAGAGCCCCAGAAAGCGTACAGGCCCAGGCGTGGACTCCCATGTGATTCCTGTAAAAAGGGTGTTTATCTCCCAGCAGCCACTGACTATAGTTGACAATCTAAAACCTGGAGTAAGTGCTGCAGTGAAGAGGATCCCTCGACCGGGAACCCCTGCCAGACCAGAGAGTGCCCCCTGCAAAGtgactgtgaaacacacaccCATAGGGCCCACGCAGATCCTGGCACTGTCCGACTCACCCATAACACACACTAAGGGCTCACAGACTGTTGTCAAACCCCAGGCCTTGGTGGCAAAACGTGAAGACAGTTCTCTCAGCACTGACACCAGCACTGGAAACAACCCGGCCGATCAGGTGTTGCTACAGCAGATCACTGGGGACCCACGTGCCATACCAGCCAACTCAGGAGCACATGAAGCCTCTGCGATGAGTGACATCAAGAGCACAATCTGGGAGGAGGGACAGCTTGATGAGCTTCGTAAGCAGGCGTTTGCTCAGCAGATACCAGCAGAACACAAACAAGCCCCCACTGACCAACTTTCCATTATAGCTCAACCCCCTGAGACTTCAGGCCAGCTCACCCTCACACAGGAAATGGTTGACTTTGCTGGCTCTCAGCCCAACATGGATTACTTCCCATTCAATGATGATGACATGACCCAGGACAGCATTGTGGAGGAGCTAGTCCAAATGGAGGAGCAAATGAAGCTGAAGGGACTGTTCAATAGCTGTGTTGAAGTGTCTCTACAAAGCCAGTCATCCAGCAACCAAGGTTCCATCCTCAATGCTCAGCAGGCCAGCACAACCTTCTACCACTCTGCACACAGTAGTACCACTCCTGTCCAAACCCCCACTCCAACACCCACGCCAACCCCGACACCCACCCCCACTTCTGAAATGATGCTTGGGCACAGCATGACGAGAGAGAGCCCATGCTCCCGCATGGCTCCCATCACCCCTGTGGACGGAGCCATGGGTCGCCACACCCCGATTAGCACACCTCTGtctggcagcagcagtgtcCCACCAAGCCCAGTAGAGTGCAGGAACCCTTTTGCTTTCACTCCCATAAACTCCAGTATCACAGGTTATCATGATGCCAGTATTGTTTCCAGTAGCCCCGTTAAGCCCATGCAGAGGCCCATGGCAACGCATCCTGACAAAGCCAAACTAGAGTGGATCAACAACCGCTATAATAGCAACGCCGGCGGCCCGTTGTCCAACCACAGTATTGGTATTCTGCCCAGCTACCAAGACCTGGTAGACGACCAGTTTCGTAAGCCGCATGCTTTTGCAATTCCCGGCCAGTCATTTCAAGCCCAGTCGAGACAGGATGCTGTTCAATTTGGACGACTGACTCCCATTTCTCCtgtgcagcaacaacagcagcaactcGTAACGGGTGTAACTACCCCCACTAAACAGGAAAGTTTTGCTGTGCCTGCTCCAATGGACAGCAAAGCATCAACTTCATCTGCATCCAGTACTTTCCGTTGTCGCAGTGTTAGCCCTGCGGTGCGCCAGAGGAACTTCAGTGGCAACACAGGTCCTTCTACAACCACAAACACTACCACTGTCACCCGTACTGTGGTCTCACCCTTTAACTCCCCCATCACCTCCGAGGTGCTCAGCATCCTGTCCAACAgccacacagtcagtgctgtccACATGGCCCAGCGTAGTCAGTCTGTACCTTTGAATATCATGATGCAGAGTGAGATGCTGCCCATGCAGGGTCAGAGTAACACCACCAAAATCACCAACGTCCTTCTCAGCAAGATGGAAGCTGAAGGGGATGATTCTGTTCGTGGTCTGGGTATAAACAACCTCCCCTCTAATTATACGGCCCGAATGAACCTCACACAGATACTGGAGACAACTCCAGGCTTCACCGGAGGAACTGCTCACCAGACTCCGCTGCCCGTCAGCTCTAGCCCTGCTGCCTTTGAGCTCCAGCAGCATGGCTACCTCACAACTGGCAGTGGAGAAGAGGTGAGTTTCCCCACTGTGGACAGTCAAGCACAAGCGGGTCCTGGTGAGCAAgactcgcagcagcagcagctgcaggagaatCCTGTTCAGACACAACCACAGCTCCTCCTTCAGAGCACACAACAGCAGGAGGTGGAAGATGAGCAACAACAGCTGGACATCAACAACACTGTAAAGGACTTGTTGGGGGACGATGCTCTTAACCCCAGTTCCCAGTTAGTGGGTCAGGTAGCTTCAGAACTCAATGCTGTGGCATCTGACTTCTCAAATGACATCAGACTGACCTCAGATCTGTCCAGTAGCATCACTGACCTTACCACATTGGACACAAACCTGCTTTTTGACCCAAATCAACAGCAGGAACAATATGAAGATTCAACACTGGAAGAACTGAAGAACGACCCGCTTTTTCAGCAGATTTGCGGTGATACTGTGAACTCTGGTTTTGACTGGCTAGAAAGCAAAGACCAGCCGACTACAGTAGAGATGCTGGGCTAA